The Endozoicomonas montiporae CL-33 genome contains a region encoding:
- the cmr5 gene encoding type III-B CRISPR module-associated protein Cmr5, with the protein MSLKVKVRRKGEQPKNDPITMDMPRTIQQQRAKFSYEKVKEVVDLNNPDAAKRFKAYANSLPAMVQMNGLGQTLAFAKSKFDSKKPEGIAWQHLYDLISAWHQRDTGCYPKTDVLEGIMSQDMHVYRQAQAETQALMVWVKQFARAEIRVDEKEGGE; encoded by the coding sequence ATGAGTTTGAAAGTAAAGGTTCGTCGCAAGGGTGAACAGCCGAAAAATGATCCGATAACAATGGATATGCCCCGTACCATCCAGCAGCAGCGGGCAAAGTTCAGTTATGAGAAGGTAAAAGAGGTTGTTGATTTAAATAACCCGGATGCAGCGAAGCGGTTTAAGGCTTATGCAAACTCACTGCCAGCCATGGTTCAGATGAATGGTTTGGGACAAACGCTGGCATTCGCTAAAAGTAAGTTTGACTCCAAAAAACCGGAAGGTATTGCCTGGCAGCATCTTTACGATCTGATCAGTGCATGGCACCAGCGGGATACCGGGTGTTACCCAAAGACCGACGTGCTTGAAGGCATTATGTCGCAGGATATGCATGTTTACCGGCAGGCACAGGCTGAAACCCAGGCATTAATGGTATGGGTCAAGCAGTTTGCCCGGGCCGAGATTCGTGTTGATGAAAAGGAGGGTGGTGAATGA
- the cmr4 gene encoding type III-B CRISPR module RAMP protein Cmr4: MTTETAFFTLMAETSIHAGGSEAEGAVDLPIQRERHTGWPCIFGSGVKGAMRAKAGNLPDIDLKTVFGPDPKDNNSSDHAGSLLVSDARLLFLPVRSLTGHYRWVCCPALLKRLERDLQRAGREGFSFNIELNDSEVLIGKKSSAERLYLEEYAFEVKGSVDETVLAGLQQLLGEEYHKDLQNKLAIVSDDNFMHLCQAALPVNAHIAIESKTKTVRDGALWYEESLAPDTVMYMTLVAQKGRSGQMTAQGVMSEITEQLFREPYLQVGGNETTGMGWFKVSRVAEVV; this comes from the coding sequence ATGACCACTGAAACGGCTTTTTTTACCCTTATGGCTGAAACCAGTATTCACGCCGGAGGCAGTGAAGCAGAAGGGGCTGTTGATCTGCCCATTCAACGGGAAAGGCACACTGGTTGGCCCTGTATTTTTGGTTCAGGCGTTAAGGGGGCTATGCGTGCCAAAGCAGGCAACCTTCCGGATATTGATTTGAAAACGGTATTTGGCCCTGACCCTAAAGACAACAACAGCAGTGACCATGCCGGAAGCCTGTTGGTGAGCGATGCCCGCCTTCTGTTTTTGCCGGTTCGTTCTCTGACAGGTCATTATCGTTGGGTATGTTGCCCTGCGTTGTTGAAGCGACTGGAAAGGGATTTGCAACGGGCCGGGCGTGAAGGTTTTTCCTTTAATATTGAACTGAATGACAGCGAAGTTTTAATCGGCAAGAAGAGCAGTGCCGAACGTCTTTATCTCGAAGAATACGCTTTTGAGGTGAAGGGCAGTGTCGATGAGACAGTGCTAGCAGGCCTGCAACAACTGCTGGGAGAGGAATACCACAAGGACCTCCAAAATAAACTGGCGATTGTCAGCGACGATAACTTTATGCACCTGTGTCAGGCAGCGCTGCCGGTGAATGCTCATATTGCAATTGAGTCAAAAACGAAAACCGTTCGTGATGGTGCGCTTTGGTATGAGGAGTCATTAGCACCGGATACGGTTATGTATATGACGCTGGTCGCACAAAAAGGGCGCTCAGGGCAAATGACAGCACAGGGTGTGATGAGCGAAATCACTGAACAGCTGTTTCGGGAACCTTACCTTCAGGTAGGAGGGAATGAAACCACCGGCATGGGCTGGTTTAAGGTGAGCCGTGTAGCGGAGGTGGTTTGA
- the cmr6 gene encoding type III-B CRISPR module RAMP protein Cmr6 codes for MTLKLPLYNQSECSKPAFPYHKGLWFERFFSYPDKWTVDYSGRDKNKSRKTEWISGIAGSCGDGNEITRFAERQVRLVSSLEGQYRVYELDWHFVTGMGNPHPVENGFLWHPTLGTPYLQGSSIKGLLRSWMEEQGADKALLHRWFGSESKDSKVPKDSTEQKKDNQAGSLIFHDAVPTKQPVVGLDIMTPHMDKWYEKGGSGQPADKHQTIPADWHNPVPVPFLVTKNASFLFAVSPRTEAMKEDMGKVMDELAKALEWLGVGSKTSVGYGSMSPDLKAEEGFANELAEHLEKEQEEKHKSALSPAQLSLFHLEQQLISDKNSGIKNAGGACKQQLNEVKNQAVTENWTFDDLEALRLLAINVLKQHGPDPKKGKGKELMKSIRALQEQAK; via the coding sequence ATGACTCTGAAGCTGCCGCTTTATAACCAGTCTGAATGTTCCAAGCCTGCTTTTCCTTATCATAAAGGACTTTGGTTTGAACGTTTCTTTTCTTATCCGGATAAATGGACAGTGGACTATTCCGGAAGGGATAAAAACAAAAGCCGTAAAACGGAGTGGATTTCTGGCATAGCCGGTTCCTGCGGCGATGGTAATGAGATCACCCGTTTTGCCGAACGACAGGTTCGTTTGGTGAGCAGCCTTGAGGGGCAGTATCGGGTCTACGAGCTTGACTGGCATTTTGTCACAGGGATGGGCAACCCACACCCTGTAGAGAATGGTTTTCTCTGGCATCCGACGTTGGGCACTCCCTACCTTCAAGGTTCATCCATAAAGGGTTTGTTGCGTAGCTGGATGGAAGAACAGGGCGCTGATAAGGCACTGTTGCACCGCTGGTTTGGCAGTGAATCGAAAGATTCAAAAGTACCAAAAGACTCAACAGAACAGAAGAAGGATAATCAGGCAGGTAGTCTGATTTTTCACGACGCTGTGCCAACAAAGCAGCCTGTGGTCGGGTTGGATATCATGACACCCCACATGGACAAGTGGTATGAAAAAGGCGGCAGTGGTCAGCCTGCCGACAAACATCAGACGATTCCGGCTGACTGGCATAATCCGGTACCGGTTCCGTTTCTGGTGACAAAAAATGCCAGCTTTTTGTTTGCAGTGTCACCACGCACAGAAGCCATGAAAGAAGACATGGGTAAGGTGATGGATGAACTGGCTAAGGCCCTGGAATGGCTGGGTGTAGGTTCCAAAACGTCCGTAGGCTATGGCTCTATGAGCCCAGACCTAAAGGCCGAAGAAGGTTTTGCAAACGAGTTGGCAGAACATTTGGAAAAAGAGCAGGAAGAAAAGCACAAGTCTGCACTGTCACCCGCACAGTTGTCACTGTTCCACCTTGAACAACAGCTCATCAGTGACAAAAACAGCGGTATAAAAAATGCCGGTGGTGCCTGCAAGCAACAATTAAACGAAGTGAAAAACCAGGCGGTTACGGAAAACTGGACGTTTGATGATCTGGAAGCATTGAGGTTGCTGGCCATTAACGTGCTTAAACAGCATGGTCCCGATCCTAAAAAAGGAAAGGGCAAGGAGTTAATGAAATCCATTCGGGCATTGCAGGAGCAGGCAAAGTGA